In one Rutidosis leptorrhynchoides isolate AG116_Rl617_1_P2 chromosome 8, CSIRO_AGI_Rlap_v1, whole genome shotgun sequence genomic region, the following are encoded:
- the LOC139864347 gene encoding uncharacterized protein, with protein MASTIKEVAKESLGVALGNLRGHKSSRESWWLSDEVQTKVAVKQLRFRELITLRDGTLADRNRAEESYRVAKREAKKAVAHAKEKAYEDLYRKLDSKEGANDIYRIARLGSEGGRT; from the coding sequence ATGGCATCCACCATTAAAGAAGTAGCAAAGGAATCTTTAGGGGTAGCACTAGGAAATCTGAGAGGACATAAGTCTAGTAGAGAATCTTGGTGGCTTAGTGATGAGGTCCAAACCAAAGTCGCGGTTAAGCAActgaggtttagggagctcatcaCACTGAGGGATGGGACACTTGCTGATAGAAATAGGGCTGAAGAGAGCTATAGAGTAGCTAAAAGAGAAGCAAAGAAGGCAGTTGCGCATGCTAAAGAAAAGGCGTATGAAGATTTATATAGGAAACTAGATTCAAAGGAGGGCGCTAATGATATCTATAGAATAGCAAGGCTAGGGAGCGAAGGAGGAAGGACCTAG